The genome window TCGCCGCTTTCGGGAAACACCGTCATCGAGCCGATCCACAGCAGCGGTTTCGGGCCGTTGGCCGTTTCCACGAGGGTGCCGGGCAGGATGTCTTCCACCGCCGTGAGGCCGTCGACGGTAGAAATGAGAGCCCCCCGGCCCAGGGCCGAGAAGGCTTCCTCAAACAGCGGGGTGGCCGGAGCCACCCGCTGAAACTCATCAATGTCACCATTGGAAGCGAGATAGGAAACCTCGAAGCGGCGGGTGAGAGGCATCACCCGCCGAGGTTTCGAGCGAACGTCCGAGCGGGACGTCCAGGAGGTTTGCCCCGGGGTTTGACCCTGAGGGCGAATAGCGTCCGTCGCGAGGCCAGCGACGGGATGGCGAGGGTACACCATGCGATACCACCTTTCGGTTCGATCACATCTGCTTGGCCCCCACCAAAGAGCGCAGAAGGATTTGTCTTGAGGAAGAAAATGGCGGCGCGATGCCGGGTCTGTCAAAGTTCGCGGCCGATTTCACCCGGCTGCCACGCCAATCCGGCGGTTTCGCGCAAAACTGTTTCGCGATCGTGGCCCGCCCTGCCACATTCTGATTCCCGCAGGCCCCCGTCGGCCCCGCTTTTCGCTCCTGCGCCGGGCGCAAAAGCAGACAGCCCGCCGGGGGAGGACCGGCGGGCTGCTGTGATATGCCGGGGGGGTACATCCCCGGCGAGGGAAAGTCGTGCTGCGGCTCAGGCCGACAGGAGATTCAACGCCGCCATGCGCGCCTCGCGCCGGGCAATCATCGCCTCGCGGCGGCGGCCCCGGGCCCATGGCATTTCCACCTTCGCGGCTTCCGCGGTTTCGATGGTGGTCTTGATCCAGCGCGTCTTCATCTCTCTAGCTCCTGCTCGTGTGCTCTTTGGCCGGGCTTGTTGCCCCTTCGCAAACAATCTCGCCTCCGAACGCGGCGCTGTTTTGGCATACGGCAAGAAATTTAAGAAAACTTGAAGAGGATGCCGGACGAATTGCGGCAAGACCGTGCCGAAGCCGAGAGGCCAGCAAAACAAGGCACCCGGAATGAGGCGGAAACAGTCCGGCGGCGGAGTCGGCATTGTTTCTGGCAGGCAATGGGGCAGCAGGCGGGCAGGGCGCGCCCCATTCCTGCCCCGATCGGCCCCCCCCCTAGAGCCGGATCACCGAGATCAGTCGCCCGTAGTCGGCCTCGCCCCGATGGGTGGTGCGCCGGTAGGAATAGAATCGCGCCGGGTCCGAATAGGTGCAATGCCCGGTCCATTCGGCGCGGCTCACGCCCGCCTCGCGCAGCATGTGCAGCCCGAAGGCGGGCAGGTCAAACTGCATCCGGTCGCCCGCGCCCCCGGCAAAGAAGCGGCTGAACTCCGGGTCTTCGGCCATGAAGTCCTCAAAGAACTCGGGGCCAACCTCATAGGCCCGCTGGCTGATCGAGGGGCCGATCACGGCGGCGATCCTCTCGCGCCGCGCCCCCAGCGCCTCCATCGCCTCCACCGTGGCCGCAAGCACCCCCGAGAGCGCCCCGCGCCATCCGGCATGCGCCGCACCCACCACGCCCGCCTCCGCGTCGGCAAAGAGCACCGGCTGGCAATCGGCGGTCAGAATCGCAATCGCCAGCCCCGGCGTCGCCGTCACCAGCGCGTCGGCCTTGGGCTTGCCCTCGAGCGGCGCCGTCACCGTGACCACATCGGGCGAATGCACCTGATGTACCGTCACCAGCTTCTCCGGCGCCACCGCCATCGCCCCGGCCACCCGCGCCCGGTTCACCTCCACCGCGTCCGACAGGTCCGAGGAGCCGCCGCCGCAGTTCAGCCCTTCGAACACCCCCGAAGAGGCCCCACCCTTGCGGGTGAAGAACCCGTGGGTGGCGGGGGCGAGGGCCGGGGAGGTGATGATATCCAGGGTCAAGGGCTCAAAAACCGGGGGGTGTGGCCGTGCTGGCCGGATGGAGGGCAAGACACTTGAAGAGCCTCCCCATTTCCTCGGGGTGGGTCAAGCGGCGATGGGCGGCAATATGGCTTTCCAGCGCCGCGCCTTCCAGCCCCCCGGCCAGGGCCTGTGCGCGTTGGGTGATTCCGAGCCGCTCCAGAAACACCCCCTGCGGGGTGAGCGGCGCGGCCTCTGCCGGGCCACGGGCGGCGGCGAGCGCGCCGAAATCCACATGCGCCGTCAGGTCCGCCTCGCCCGGTGTGGCGAGCGGGTCGACCATCTCATGCGCCTTCAGCGCCTGAAGCGTGTCGCCCCGCGAGATCGCCGCGCCATAGTCGATCACCAGCGCCGCGCCGGCGCGGTGCCGCGCCAGCCGCCGGCCGATCTCGCCCAGAATCGCCGTGGCCGGGGCGCAGGTTTCCACCATCTCGCCCGGTTCCGTGTCGCCCAGCCGATAGCCCAGCTCGGGCACCTGCGCGGGCCGGGTGGTAAAGCCAAGCCCCGCGCCCTCGATCCCCACGCAGCGCTCGTGCCAGCCCTCGCCCGCGCGGATGAACTGGCGCACCGGCAGCGCGTCGAAGAACTCGTTGGCCACAAGGAACAGCGGCAGATCGGGCAGCGCCTCCGGGCTGTCCACCCAGCGCGGCGCGTGGCCCTCCAGCGCCTCGGCCTGCATCGCCCGCAGCGGGGCCGAAGCCTCCACCAGCACCAGTTGGGCAGCCTGCGCGAAGCCCGGCACCTTGCCCGCCGCCCGCAGCGCATCGGCCATCAGCGTGCCCCGCCCCGGCCCCAGCTCGGCCAGCACGAAAGCCCCCGGCGCGCCGTGATCCACCCAGACCTGCGCGAGCCAGAGCCCGACAAGCTCTCCGAACATCTGGCTGATCTCGGGCGCGGTGATAAAGTCGCCGCCCGCGCCCAGCGGGTCGCGCGTGGTGTAATAGCCGTGGTCCGGGTCGGTCAGGCAGGCCGCCATGAAGGCATCCACCCCCAGCGGCCCCTCCGCCTCGATCCGCGCGCGCAGCCTCTCTGCCAGCGGCGTCATGCCGGGGCGGCGCGGCGCCTGCGCAGCAGCGCGTAGATGATAAGGCCGATCCCCAGCGCGATCATCGGCAGGCTCAGTTGCTGCCCCTTGGTGATGCCCCATTCGCCAATCCGCATCACGTAGCCCGCCGGGTTGTCGGCGCTCATGAACTGCTCATCCGCCAGCCGGTAGAACTCGACCACAAAGCGCGACAGCCCGTAGCCTGCAAAGAACACCCCCACCGTCAGCCCCGGCACCTTGAAGCTGCCCTTGAGCGCCATCACCAGCACCACCGTGCCCAGCAGCAGCCCCTCCAGCCCGGCCTCGTAAAGCTGACTCGGATGCCGCGCCACCTCGCTCCCGTAGTAAAACCATTCGCCCGCCACCTCGCAGCCCTGCCGCACCGGGTCGAAGCACATCGACGGAAACTTCACGCCCCAGGCCACATCGGTCGGGCGGCCATAAAGCTCGGCGTTGATGAAGTTGGCGATCCGCCCGAAGAACAGCCCCGGCGGCACGCAGACCGCCAGCAGATCGGCAATGTTCATCTTGGCAATCGCGTTGCGGGCGCAAAAGATCCACACCCCGATGATCACCCCGAGCAGCCCGCCATGAAAGGCCATGCCGCCATCCCAGACCCGGATGATCTCCGCCGGGTTCTCCCAGTAATACATCGGCTTGTAGAACAGCACGTAGCCCAGCCGCCCGCCCAGGATGATGCCGAGCACGATCCAAGTGAGCATGTCGTCGCCCTGCTCGCGGCTCATCGGCACCCTGTTGCCCGGCCACAGCCCGGCGCGGCCCGCCAGCGTCACGCCAATGCGCCAGCCCGCGATGATCCCCGCGATATAGGCCAGCGCATACCAGCGCAGCGAAAACTCCATGCCGAAAAGGCCGATGGTAAAGATCGCCGGGTCGATCTCGGGAAAGGGGATAAGCGCCTGCATGGGCGCAATTGGCCGCGCAGGGGGGGCGGTGTCAACCTTGCACATTCACCCGCAAAGCCCCATATGAGCCTGCAAGTGCGACCCATCCGCAATCGGAGGCCCCATGCAGTCCCGCAACAAGATTTTCGACGACCTTTCCCAGCTCATGACCAACGCCATGGGCGTGGCCCAGGGCGCAAAGGACGAGGCCGAAACGGCGATGCGCGGCTGGATGGACCGCTGGCTTGTCGACCGCGACTTCGTGACCCGCGAAGAGTTCGACGCGGTGCGCACCATGGCCCAGAAGGCCCGCGAAGAGAACGAGGCTCTCAAGGCCCGGCTCGACGCGCTGGAAGCCGCCGCGGCGAAGCCTGCCAAAAAATCCTGAAGTCCCCGTGACAGTCCCGCCGAAGCGCCCGGGTTTTTGCCCGGGCGTTGGCTTTTGAGCACGCCGCCCCCGCGCCCCCGCCCATCCCCTGCCGGATTTCGTGGCTGCCTCTTCTTTCTCCACAACTTATTGCGGTGTGCTGCAAGATTTGGCTTTACACACGCAACCCATCACGCGCACGATATGTGGTAAGGGCGGATGGAAAACCCACCGTTCCTAGAGCAGGCAACAAGTTCTGGCGGCCGCAGAGCCAGCGGAACGAGCAACAAAGGGGCCGGGCATGTCACTTTCCGAATCTTACATCGAATCCGAGGATCTTCACCCGATCGACATCGTCGAAACGCTGGCAGAGCATCACTCGTGGGATTTCGACCGCATCGCGGATGACCAGATCGCGATGGCGGTCGAAGGACAGTGGCGCACCTATTCGATCACCCTCGCATGGTCCGGCTACGACGAGACCCTCCGCCTCATCTGCACCTTCGAGATGGAGCCGCCCGAAGAAAAGCACGGGCCTCTCTTCGAGGTTCTGAACTCCATCAACGACATGTGCTGGGCCGGGGCCTTCACCTACTGGGCCGAGCAGAAGCTCATGGTCTACCGCTACGGCCTCGTCATGGGCGGCGGCCAGATGGCCCACCCCGAGCAGATCGACAAGCTGATCGGCGCCGCCGTCTCGGCCGCCGAGCGCTTCTACCCGGCGATGCAGCTGGTGGTCTGGGGCGACCGCACCGCCAAGGACGCCATGCAGGTGGCCATCGCAGAGGCCTACGGCCGGGCCTGATCCCGGACGCATCGAAGTTTCACAACGGCGGGTGTCCCGAGCGGCACCCGCCGTTTTCGTTTGCCCGCCCCATTCACCCCCAATTCGGGTTGCACCCCCGCCGCTGAGCCGTAGTCTCGCGCCACAAATCAGCGAGGCCGGAACATGATGGATGAACTCAACGCACGCGGGCTGGTGCTTCTGGGCTGCGGCAAGATGGGCGGGGCCATGCTCGCCGGATGGCTGGCCGAGGGGCTCTCCCCCACAGCCGTCACCGTGCTCGACCCGAACCCCTCCGACTGGCTCAAGGCCCAGACCGGCGTGCGCATAAACGCGCCGCTGCCCGAAAGCCCCGCCGTCGCGATCATCGCCGTGAAACCGCAGATGATGGGTGATGCGCTGCCCTCCCTGCGCGCGCTGGGCGCCGCCACCACCTTCATCTCCATCGCCGCAGGCACCCCCATCGCCGCCTTCGAGGCCGCGCTGGGCGATGTGCCCGTGGTGCGCGCCATGCCCAACACCCCCGCCGCCGTGGGCCGGGGCATCTCCGCCGTCATCGGCAACGGGGCCGTCACGCCTGCCCAGCTCGACATGGCCTGCGCCCTGCTGCAAGCCGTGGGCGAGGTGGTGCGGCTCGACACCGAAGACCAGATAGATGCCGTCACCGGCGTCAGCGGCTCCGGCCCGGCCTATGTGTTCCACATGATCGAGGCGCTGGCCGCCGCGGGCGAGGCCGTGGGCCTTGCCCCCGAGCTCGCCATGAAGCTCGCCCGCGCCACCGTCTGCGGGGCAGGGGAACTGGCCCATAGCGACGCCGAAACCTCCGCCGAACAACTCCGCATCAACGTCACCTCTGCCAATGGCACCACCCAGGCCGGGCTCGAGGTGCTCATGCCCGACCTGCCCGACCTGATGCGCCGCACGGTCGAGGCTGCAACCAACCGCGCAAAGGAACTGAAATCATGAGCGAAATCACCTTCGACGACTTCCTGAAGGTCGATATCCGCGTCGGCACGGTGGTGAAGGCCGAGCCCTTCCCCGAGGCCCGCAAACCCGCCTACAAGCTCTGGGTCGACTACGGCGAGGAGATCGGCGTCAAGAAATCCTCGGCCCAGATCACCGTGCACTACACGCTCGAAGAGCTGGTCGGGCGGCAGGTGATGGGCGTGGTCAACTTCCCGCCCCGCCAGATCGGCCCCTTCATGTCCGAGGCCCTCGTGCTCGGCATCCCCGACGAGAACGGCGAAGTGGTGCTGCTCGGCCCGGGACAGGACGTGCCCATCGGCGGGCGGATGTTCTGACGGAATCCTGCCGTCGTCCTCGGGCTCGACCCGAGGACCTCTCCCCCCCCACCACTGTCATCCTCGGGCTCGACCCGAGGATCTCTCCCCTCCGCACCACAGTCATCCCCGGTGCCCGACCCAAGCCCCCCGGCCAGCCCTTACTGGCCCATGGCCTTGCGCCAATGGCGGCGGCACAGGCTGAGATAGGTCTCGTTGCCGCCGATCTGCACCTGCGCCCCGTCGCGCAGCACCTCGCCCTGCTCGTCCATCCGCACCACCATCGTCGCCTTCTTGCCGCAGTGGCAGATGGTGCGCACCTCGCGCATCTCGTCGGCCAGCGCCAGCAGCGCCGCCGACCCCGGAAACAGCTCGCCCCGAAAATCCACCCGGAGCCCGTAGCACATCACCGGCACCTTCAGGTCATCGACAACCCGCACAAGCTGCCAGACCTGCTCCTTGGTCAGAAACTGCGCCTCGTCGATGAACACGCAGGCGCAGGGCCCGGCCCGGCGGCGGGCGTCGATCTTGGCAAACAGGTCCTCGCTGCTGGTGAAGGTATCGGCCTCCGCCTCCAGCCCGATCCGGCTGCCGATGGTGCCCGCCCCGGCGCGGTCATCGAAGGCGACGTTCAGCAGGTAGGTCTGCATCCCGCGTTCGCGGTAGTTGTGCGAGGCCTGCAGCAGAATGGTGCTCTTGCCCGCGTTCATCGTCGAATAGTGAAAATAGAGCTTGGCCATGCGCCCCCTGTCCCCGGCTGCCTGCGCGATCAGCGCCGGATAGAGCAAATCCGCCCCGCCAGCGCAACCGCCCCGCGCACCCCCGGCCGATCCTGCGCACGGCCCATCCGCGCCCGGTTAACCCTTTCTGCGCAAACTGCCCGCACCCTGCCAGGAGTGCCCCATGCCCGTCGATCCGTCGAAGATGACCAAGACCGAACGCCAGAACTTCATGTATGGCGTCGACGCCCTGCGGATGATCGAGCACGACATCCACGACCGCCTCTGGGATCTCAGGGGCTGCCCCCCCGACTGGCACGACATCTGGCGCGACGACGACCGCCGCGACCCCAAACGCGAGCGCGTCACCCTGCGGCTCGACAGCGATGTCCTCAAGTTCTTCCGCGCCATGGGCCCCGGCTACCAACCCCGCATCAACCGCGTCCTGCGCGCCTTCATGCACATGCGGCTGGCCAAGGTGATCGAGGGTCCCGACGTGAACGACTACGTCCTGCGCCCCGAGCAACTGGCCTTCAAGACCCGCCGGCGGGTGGAATTCGGGGAGAGCGGGGAGGAAGGCTAGGGGGGCCTCTTCGGCTGCGCCTCATCGGCCAGAGTGTCGGGACAAGTCCCGACCTACGACTGTGGCAACGAAGGCGCGCCTTCGCCAAGCTGGCGCCACTCGAGGCGATGCGCTTTCACTTTCGAGCCTCCGGCGGGAGATATTTTCAGCAAGAAAATGCAGCGGACCCCGTTCATTTTCTTGCGCCAAATACTCCCGCCGGAGGCAAACCAAATAGATAGCGTGCGCCGCAGGCGCTCATCTGGATCGCGTCACGCCTGCTGCAACGACCGCACCACCAGCTCGCCCTCGTCGCGCGACTTCATGGCCAGCGCCGCCGCATGGCTGGCGGCCAGCGTGGTGAAATAGGGGATCCGGTCGCTCAGGCAGACTGCCCGCATGCTCCGCGAATCTTCCACCGATTGCGCGCCCTCGGTCGAGTTCATCACCAGGCAGATGTCGCCGTTCTTCATCGCGTCCACCACGTGCGGGCGGCCCTCGTAGGCCTTGTTCACCACTTCCGCGGTGATCCCGTGTTCGGCGAGGTAGGCCGCCGTGCCCCGCGTCGCGATCAGCGGGAAGCCGAGCGCGGTGAGCACCTGCGCGGTTTCCACCAGCTGCGCGCCCTTGTCGTCTTCCTTGATCGACAGGAAGACCTTGCCCGCCCCCGGCTGCGGCAGCAGTGTGCCGGCGCCGAGCTGGGCCTTCAGGAAGGCGCGGGCAAAGCTGCGGTCCCAGCCCATGACCTCGCCGGTCGAGCGCATTTCCGGCCCGAGCAGCGTGTCGACGCCAGGGAAGCGGCCGAAGGGCAGCACCGCTTCCTTGACCGAGAACCACGGCGTGCGGAAATCGGCGAGGCTCAGCGGGTCGCCCATCGGGATCGGGGTGTTCTCGTCCACCGGCTTGTGCGGCGCGGCCACCGGGAAATCGGCCAGCTTCTCGCCCGCCATCAGCCGGGCGGCGATGGAGGCAATGGCGCTGTCGGTCGCCTTGGCGACGAAGGGCACGGTGCGCGAGGCCCGCGGGTTCACCTCGATGAGGAAGATCTCCTCCTCGCCCGCCGCATTGGCCTTCACCGCGAACTGCACGTTCATCAGCCCGACCACATGCAGCGCCAGCGCAAGCGCGCGGGTCTGCTCGGTGAGGCGGGCGATGATGTCTTCGCTCAGGGTGTGGGGCGGCAGCGAGCAGGCCGAGTCGCCCGAGTGCACCCCGGCCTCCTCGATGTGCTGCATGATGCCGGCGACATGCACATCGGTGCCATCGCAGAGCGCATCCACATCCACCTCGACCGCGCCCGACAGGTAGTTGTCGAGCAGCACAGGGCTGTCGCCCGACACCACCACGGCTTCCTTGATGTAGCGCTCGAGCTGGGCCTGATCGCGCACGATCTCCATGGCCCGCCCGCCCAGCACGTAGCTCGGTCGGATCACCAGCGGAAAGCCGATGTCGGCGGCAATGCCCAGCGCCTCGGCGTCGGAATGGGCAATGCCATTCTTGGGCTGCTTGAGGCCCAGCCGGTTGACCAGATCCTGAAACCGCTCACGGTCCTCGGCAAGGTCGATGGCATCCGGCGTGGTCCCGA of Oceanicola sp. 502str15 contains these proteins:
- the lgt gene encoding prolipoprotein diacylglyceryl transferase is translated as MQALIPFPEIDPAIFTIGLFGMEFSLRWYALAYIAGIIAGWRIGVTLAGRAGLWPGNRVPMSREQGDDMLTWIVLGIILGGRLGYVLFYKPMYYWENPAEIIRVWDGGMAFHGGLLGVIIGVWIFCARNAIAKMNIADLLAVCVPPGLFFGRIANFINAELYGRPTDVAWGVKFPSMCFDPVRQGCEVAGEWFYYGSEVARHPSQLYEAGLEGLLLGTVVLVMALKGSFKVPGLTVGVFFAGYGLSRFVVEFYRLADEQFMSADNPAGYVMRIGEWGITKGQQLSLPMIALGIGLIIYALLRRRRAAPA
- a CDS encoding class I SAM-dependent methyltransferase, translated to MTPLAERLRARIEAEGPLGVDAFMAACLTDPDHGYYTTRDPLGAGGDFITAPEISQMFGELVGLWLAQVWVDHGAPGAFVLAELGPGRGTLMADALRAAGKVPGFAQAAQLVLVEASAPLRAMQAEALEGHAPRWVDSPEALPDLPLFLVANEFFDALPVRQFIRAGEGWHERCVGIEGAGLGFTTRPAQVPELGYRLGDTEPGEMVETCAPATAILGEIGRRLARHRAGAALVIDYGAAISRGDTLQALKAHEMVDPLATPGEADLTAHVDFGALAAARGPAEAAPLTPQGVFLERLGITQRAQALAGGLEGAALESHIAAHRRLTHPEEMGRLFKCLALHPASTATPPGF
- a CDS encoding YbjN domain-containing protein — protein: MSLSESYIESEDLHPIDIVETLAEHHSWDFDRIADDQIAMAVEGQWRTYSITLAWSGYDETLRLICTFEMEPPEEKHGPLFEVLNSINDMCWAGAFTYWAEQKLMVYRYGLVMGGGQMAHPEQIDKLIGAAVSAAERFYPAMQLVVWGDRTAKDAMQVAIAEAYGRA
- a CDS encoding Hint domain-containing protein; amino-acid sequence: MPLTRRFEVSYLASNGDIDEFQRVAPATPLFEEAFSALGRGALISTVDGLTAVEDILPGTLVETANGPKPLLWIGSMTVFPESGELAARAPGREPQKMLRIATDAFGFGRPAPDLMLGPKARLLYRSAACTEAVGAEEAFAPARAFI
- a CDS encoding thymidine kinase, whose translation is MAKLYFHYSTMNAGKSTILLQASHNYRERGMQTYLLNVAFDDRAGAGTIGSRIGLEAEADTFTSSEDLFAKIDARRRAGPCACVFIDEAQFLTKEQVWQLVRVVDDLKVPVMCYGLRVDFRGELFPGSAALLALADEMREVRTICHCGKKATMVVRMDEQGEVLRDGAQVQIGGNETYLSLCRRHWRKAMGQ
- a CDS encoding accessory factor UbiK family protein, whose product is MQSRNKIFDDLSQLMTNAMGVAQGAKDEAETAMRGWMDRWLVDRDFVTREEFDAVRTMAQKAREENEALKARLDALEAAAAKPAKKS
- the pgeF gene encoding peptidoglycan editing factor PgeF, with amino-acid sequence MTLDIITSPALAPATHGFFTRKGGASSGVFEGLNCGGGSSDLSDAVEVNRARVAGAMAVAPEKLVTVHQVHSPDVVTVTAPLEGKPKADALVTATPGLAIAILTADCQPVLFADAEAGVVGAAHAGWRGALSGVLAATVEAMEALGARRERIAAVIGPSISQRAYEVGPEFFEDFMAEDPEFSRFFAGGAGDRMQFDLPAFGLHMLREAGVSRAEWTGHCTYSDPARFYSYRRTTHRGEADYGRLISVIRL
- a CDS encoding BrnA antitoxin family protein, with product MPVDPSKMTKTERQNFMYGVDALRMIEHDIHDRLWDLRGCPPDWHDIWRDDDRRDPKRERVTLRLDSDVLKFFRAMGPGYQPRINRVLRAFMHMRLAKVIEGPDVNDYVLRPEQLAFKTRRRVEFGESGEEG
- a CDS encoding tRNA-binding protein, which translates into the protein MSEITFDDFLKVDIRVGTVVKAEPFPEARKPAYKLWVDYGEEIGVKKSSAQITVHYTLEELVGRQVMGVVNFPPRQIGPFMSEALVLGIPDENGEVVLLGPGQDVPIGGRMF
- the proC gene encoding pyrroline-5-carboxylate reductase; its protein translation is MMDELNARGLVLLGCGKMGGAMLAGWLAEGLSPTAVTVLDPNPSDWLKAQTGVRINAPLPESPAVAIIAVKPQMMGDALPSLRALGAATTFISIAAGTPIAAFEAALGDVPVVRAMPNTPAAVGRGISAVIGNGAVTPAQLDMACALLQAVGEVVRLDTEDQIDAVTGVSGSGPAYVFHMIEALAAAGEAVGLAPELAMKLARATVCGAGELAHSDAETSAEQLRINVTSANGTTQAGLEVLMPDLPDLMRRTVEAATNRAKELKS